The following proteins are co-located in the Ascochyta rabiei chromosome 8, complete sequence genome:
- a CDS encoding rRNA biogenesis protein rrp5, producing the protein MAATKRKADAAGAPAKREQRASADRSAKRPRKSDAPTAATESAPPKASVFQDEEKAFPRGGASVLTPLEHKQIQIRANQDVLFEQTGARRGGRGADDDEFGDMGSDDDDGKAAKAAKKWPANKGNKSKGNRSKGDKSKGGDEHEDAVRPEGLNYKKLSAGTLLLGQVTDITSQDIVLALPNNLVGYVPLTAVSDKLNERLEKLLNEDDEGKTGDDDAEDFEDVQLKNFFFVGQYLRACVTSTTSTTDDTARARKRLELSIDPKLVNKGVPKRKMPVNLMLQASVLSNEDHGLVMDLGLDDTNIKGFLPKGELGAKVQHADVQEGAVFMCLVTGLNSDGKIVKLSADQSKSGILSKGNTLTDAPTIDVFLPGTAVDVLIADNTPTTLTGKILGLIDATADAYHSGATEKGADVSQKHKIGSKVKARILFTCPDAEPRKVGISLLDHVLSLSSRMSGKPKERKTPLEYLPVSTIVHQAKVVKVQPGLGAFFELGVRDVIGFAHVSRLSDDRVDVLSEDAGAFKLDTKHRARIIGYNAMDALFQLSLESKVLDQPFLRIEDIKPGQVVKGKVHKLIADKKGAAAVLVHLSDGITGLVTELHLADVKLQHPERKFREGVPVTARVLYTDPARHQIQLTLKKSLVNSDVEPWTDYSKLKEGATGPGILVDVRRHGATVRFYGDVKAWLPVAEMSEAYIEDAGRHFAKGQVVNVRVLSVDPEERQLLVSCKDPAAVDTNKEAAFNALSPGDITKGTVVDKTDELATLDLGHGVKGALRIGHLTDGSEKKDMSTMKKIRVGGVLEDLVVLNKHYKSKNVTVSNKPSLRKAAQAGRLITSFADIKAGATVYGFVRGLLPDKIFLELGNNISGAVFKSQLTDEMLRSPNFGLRKDQSVTAKVTHVDEAKELFWLSMKTDADLDMDSASKGTEPVGEPLVDPVDPNITSTADIEFGVAASVRVRSIKNTQLNVSLGENVQGRISVAEIFESWDDIKDKKNPLAQFKMNDTIKAKILGRHDARNHRFLPITHRSSNKTPTYELTAKKDKLTTEADVLSLDKITPDATLVAFVNNIADRFVWVNISANVRGRIDFLDLTDDLEKLSAIESNFPVGSALKVRVKSVDVAAGRLDLTAASSVAGNKLTLKDLKVGYVLPARVTKTHDTSIVVQINESIAAPIYLEQLADDYDKAKPSEFKTGDVLRVCVVDVDVPNKKLGLSARPSKVLSASLPVKDPEIKDRSDLKINQVVRGFIKQVTDNGIYVRLGPKVEAYVRISELSDAYIKDWKAAFHVDQLVTGKVISNKDNMRNPQMSLKTSVIQGEYTEPIGFNDLEVGQMVTAKVRHVEDYGVFLLIDKSNNVSGLCHISQLADTQVDKEKVKEMYKKDDVVKAKVLNVDPKKRKIGFTLKYSEIKGESDDDEDMEDASDVEADDESLMEDGGIELDDDIDMRSVKSADSDDEDDAAQDESDDESDAEPSKASGPGLSTSGFDWTGANLEFDEKKAASDSESDDEPSKKKKKSKKATIKEDRTGDLDAYGPQSVADYERLLLGQPNSAELWVRYMVFQRELNEIEKARQIARRALATINAREDKEKLDVWTALLHLENDAASDEVVESAFKEACQQQDSREMHERMIKIYISSGKLDKADSLYQSMTKNKSFTPDPAFWLGFATFLMDVLTPPSPTRARALLQRATQSVPSSQHRYLTQKFAALEFKSAHGDAERGRTIFEGLVSTFPKKGDVWDVYIDLERSHGTDDAVRALYERAAKAGGKSKRIASVYNKWAEWESANGNAKGVERVRALEEQWRSEKAGKDEE; encoded by the exons ATGGCCGCCACCAAACGAAAGGCAGACGCCGCGGGCGCGCCTGCGAAGAGAGAACAGCGCGCCTCGGCCGACCGCTCAGCAAAGCGCCCCCGCAAATCAGACGCACCGACGGCGGCGACGGAGAGCGCGCCGCCCAAGGCGAGCGTCTTCCAGGACGAGGAGAAGGCGTTTCCCCGTGGCGGCGCGAGCGTGCTGACCCCGCTCGAGCACAAGCAGATCCAGATCAGGGCCAACCAGGATGTCCTGTTCGAGCAGACGGGCGCCAGACGCGGCGGCCGTggcgccgacgacgacgagttTGGCGACATGGGctccgacgacgacgacggcaaGGCCGCCAAGGCCGCGAAGAAATGGCCCGCCAACAAGGGCAACAAGTCCAAGGGCAACAGGTCCAAGGGCGACAAGTCCAAGGGCGGCGACGAGCACGAGGACGCCGTGCGCCCAGAGGGCCTCAACTACAAGAAGCTGTCCGCCGGCACCCTCCTCCTCGGCCAGGTCACCGACATCACCAGCCAGGACATCGTGCTCGCGCTGCCCAACAACCTCGTCGGCTACGTGCCCCTGACCGCCGTGTCCGACAAGCTCAACGAGCGCCTCGAGAAGCTACTGaacgaggacgacgagggcAAGACCGGGGACGACGACGCCGAAGACTTCGAGGACGTCCAACTAAAAaacttcttcttcgtcggACAGTACCTGAGGGCCTGCGTCACATCCACCACATCCACCACGGACGACACAGCGCGCGCGCGCAAGAGGCTCGAGCTCTCCATCGACCCCAAGCTCGTCAACAAGGGCGTGCCCAAGCGCAAGATGCCCGTCAACCTGATGCTGCAGGCCTCGGTCCTGAGCAACGAAGACCACGGCCTGGTCATGGACCTCGGCCTCGACGACACCAACATCAAGGGCTTCCTGCCCAAGGGCGAGCTCGGCGCAAAGGTGCAGCACGCAGACGTCCAGGAGGGTGCTGTCTTCATGTGCCTCGTCACCGGCCTCAACTCCGACGGCAAGATCGTCAAGCTCTCCGCCGACCAGAGCAAGTCGGGAATCCTGTCCAAGGGCAACACGCTGACCGACGCACCCACCATCGATGTTTTCCTGCCCGGAACCGCCGTCGACGTCCTCATCGCCGACAACACCCCCACCACGCTCACCGGCAAGATCCTCGGACTGATCGACGCCACCGCCGACGCCTACCACTCCGGCGCCACAGAAAAGGGCGCCGACGTGTCGCAGAAGCACAAGATCGGCTCAAAGGTCAAGGCGAGAATCCTCTTCACCTGCCCGGATGCGGAGCCCAGAAAGGTCGGCATCTCGCTGCTCGACCACGTGCTCTCGCTGTCCTCGCGCATGTCGGGAAAGCCCAAGGAGCGCAAGACACCGCTCGAGTACCTGCCCGTCTCCACCATTGTCCACCAGGCCAAGGTCGTCAAGGTGCAGCCTGGCCTGGGGGCCTTCTTCGAGCTGGGCGTCCGCGACGTCATCGGCTTTGCCCACGTGTCTCGCCTCTCGGACGACCGCGTGGATGTGCTCTCCGAGGACGCAGGTGCGTTCAAGCTCGACACAAAGCACCGCGCGCGCATCATCGGATACAATGCCATGGACGCCCTCTTCCAGCTGTCGCTCGAGAGCAAGGTGCTCGACCAGCCCTTCCTCCGTATTGAGGATATCAAGCCCGGCCAGGTCGTCAAGGGAAAGGTCCACAAGCTCATCGCCGATAAGAAGGGCGCCGCAGCCGTCCTGGTCCACCTTTCCGACGGCATCACCGGTCTCGTGACAGAGCTTCATCTTGCAGACGTCAAGCTACAGCACCCGGAGCGAAAGTTCAGAGAAGGCGTACCCGTTACTGCCCGTGTCCTGTACACCGACCCAGCAAGACACCAGATCCAGCTCACCCTCAAGAAGTCTCTCGTCAACTCTGACGTGGAGCCTTGGACAGACTACTCCAAGCTCAAGGAGGGCGCTACAGGTCCTGGTATTCTCGTCGACGTCCGCCGCCATGGCGCGACGGTCCGCTTCTATGGCGACGTCAAGGCCTGGCTCCCCGTCGCGGAGATGAGCGAAGCTTACATCGAAGATGCTGGACGTCACTTCGCCAAGGGCCAGGTCGTCAACGTGCGTGTACTCTCCGTCGACCCTGAGGAGCGCCAGCTGCTTGTTTCTTGCAAGGATCCCGCCGCCGTCGATACCAACAAGGAAGCTGCTTTCAACGCACTCAGCCCCGGAGACATCACCAAGGGTACCGTGGTCGACAAAACCGACGAGTTGGCCACGCTCGACCTTGGCCATGGCGTCAAGGGTGCTCTGCGTATTGGTCATCTGACTGATGGCTCCGAGAAGAAGGACATGTCCACCATGAAGAAGATCCGCGTTGGTGGTGTTCTAGAAGACCTTGTGGTTCTGAACAAGCACTACAAGTCCAAGAACGTGACGGTCTCGAACAAACCCAGCCTCCGCAAGGCCGCACAGGCCGGTAGGCTCATCACTAGCTTCGCGGACATCAAGGCTGGTGCAACCGTCTACGGCTTCGTGCGCGGCCTCCTCCCTGACAAGATCTTCCTTGAGCTTGGCAACAACATCAGTGGTGCTGTCTTCAAATCGCAGCTCACCGATGAGATGCTCCGCTCTCCCAACTTTGGTCTGCGCAAGGACCAGTCCGTAACCGCCAAGGTCACGCACGTGGACGAGGCCAAGGAGCTCTTCTGGCTGTCAATGAAGACGGACGCAGACCTTGACATGGACAGTGCCTCCAAGGGTACGGAGCCGGTCGGCGAGCCCTTGGTTGACCCTGTAGATCCCAACATCACATCTACCGCCGACATCGAGTTTGGCGTTGCCGCAAGTGTCCGCGTACGCTCCATCAAGAACACACAGCTCAATGTTTCCCTTGGTGAGAACGTGCAAGGACGTATCTCTGTTGCGGAAATCTTCGAGTCGTGGGACGATATCAAGGACAAGAAGAACCCGTTGGCGCAGTTTAAGATGAACGACACCATCAAGGCAAAGATCCTCGGCAGGCACGACGCTCGCAACCACCGCTTCCTTCCCATCACACACCGATCTAGCAACAAGACACCGACCTATGAACTGACCGCCAAGAAGGACAAGCTCACCACGGAAGCTGATGTTCTGAGCCTAGACAAGATTACACCTGATGCTACGTTGGTGGCCTTTGTCAACAACATCGCGGACCGCTTTGTCTGGGTCAACATCTCAGCCAACGTGCGCGGACGTATCGACTTTCTGGATCTTACCGACGACCTTGAGAAGCTGTCTGCCATCGAATCCAACTTCCCGGTTGGCTCGGCCCTCAAGGTTCGCGTCAAGTCAGTCGATGTGGCCGCTGGCCGCTTGGACCTGACAGCAGCATCCTCAGTCGCCGGCAACAAGCTCACCCTCAAGGACCTGAAGGTGGGCTATGTTTTGCCAGCTCGCGTTACCAAGACACACGACACTTCCATCGTTGTACAGATCAACGAGAGCATCGCTGCGCCCATCTACCTCGAGCAGCTTGCCGACGATTACGACAAGGCCAAGCCGTCGGAGTTCAAGACTGGTGATGTGCTTCGCGTTTGTGTCGTGGACGTCGATGTTCCCAACAAGAAGCTCGGACTGTCAGCCAGGCCATCGAAAGTTCTCAGCGCCTCCCTGCCCGTCAAGGATCCCGAAATCAAGGATAGGTCTGATTTGAAGATCAATCAGGTTGTACGCGGTTTCATCAAGCAAGTCACTGACAACGGCATCTACGTACGTCTCGGTCCCAAGGTGGAAGCCTACGTCCGTATCAGTGAGCTCTCCGATGCGTACATCAAGGACTGGAAGGCCGCTTTCCACGTCGATCAGCTCGTTACCGGAAAGGTCATCTCCAACAAAGACAACATGCGCAACCCTCAGATGAGCTTGAAGACCTCGGTCATCCAGGGCGAGTACACTGAGCCCATCGGCTTCAACGACCTCGAGGTTGGCCAGATGGTAACGGCCAAGGTTCGCCACGTTGAGGATTATGGTGTCTTCCTGCTCATCGACAAGTCGAACAACGTCAGCGGTCTTTGCCACATCTCCCAGCTCGCCGACACACAAGTCGACAAGGAAAAGGTAAAGGAGATGTACAAGAAGGACGACGTCGTCAAGGCCAAGGTGCTGAACGTGGACCccaagaagaggaagattGGCTTCACTCTGAAGTACTCCGAGATCAAGGGCGAGAGCGATGACGATGAAGATATGGAGGATGCTTCCGATGTCGAGGCTGATGATGAATCTTTGATGGAGGACGGAGGCATCGAGCTTGATGACGACATCGACATGAGGAGTGTCAAGAGCGCAGACAGCGACGATGAAGATGATGCCGCCCAGGATGAATCCGACGACGAGTCAGACGCAGAGCCCTCCAAGGCTTCAGGACCTGGACTGAGCACATCAGGCTTCGACTGGACAGGCGCTAACCTTGAATTCGACGAGAAGAAGGCCGCATCTGACTCTGAGTCTGATGACGAGCccagcaagaagaagaagaagagcaagaaaGCCACCATCAAGGAGGACCGGACTGGTGATCTTGACGCCTATGGCCCCCAGTCGGTCGCAGACTACGAGCGTCTCCTGCTCGGCCAGCCCAACAGCGCCGAGCTCTGGGTACGCTACATGGTCTTCCAGCGCGAGCTCAACGAGATCGAGAAGGCCCGTCAGATTGCCCGCCGAGCGCTCGCCACCATCAACGCACGCGAAGATAAGGAGAAGCTCGACGTCTGGACTGCTCTGCTGCATCTTGAGAACGATGCTGCTAGCGACGAGGTCGTGGAGTCGGCATTCAAGGAGGCCTGCCAACAACAGGACTCCCGCGAAATGCACGAGCGCATGATCAAGATTTACATCTCGTCCGGCAAGCTCGAC AAAGCGGATTCCTTGTACCAGTCCATGACCAAGAACAAGTCCTTCACACCCGACCCAGCCTTCTGGCTCGGCTTCGCAACCTTCTTGATGGACGTCCTCACCCCTCCCTCTCCAACTCGGGCCCGCGCCCTGCTACAGCGCGCAACCCAATCCGTCCCCTCCTCCCAACACCGCTACCTAACACAGAAATTCGCCGCGCTGGAATTCAAGAGCGCCCACGGCGACGCCGAGCGCGGCCGCACCATCTTCGAGGGCCTGGTCAGCACCTTCCCCAAGAAGGGCGACGTGTGGGACGTCTACATCGACCTGGAGCGCAGCCACGGCACAGACGACGCGGTGCGTGCCCTGTACGAGCGCGCTGCCAAGGCCGGCGGAAAGAGTAAGCGCATCGCGAGCGTGTACAACAAGTGGGCCGAGTGGGAGAGCGCGAACGGCAACGCAAAGGGCGTCGAGCGCGTCCGCGCTCTGGAGGAGCAGTGGCGGAGCGAGAAGGCTGGCAAGGATGAAGAGTAG